The following coding sequences lie in one Mesorhizobium sp. DCY119 genomic window:
- a CDS encoding YifB family Mg chelatase-like AAA ATPase — MVSRVRTVAFQGIEAVPVDVQVMVAPGKVGMHIVGLGDKAVAESRERVQAALHASGLSMPSKKVTVNLAPADLPKEGSHYDLPIALGLMAALGAVPGDALSGYVVLGELSLDGTIAAVSGALPAAMAANAEGKGLICPAASGPEAAWAGSEIDILAPRSLIGIANHFRGTQVLSRPEASIHAPASDLPDLADIKGQESAKRALEVAAAGGHNLMMVGPPGSGKSMLAQRLPSILPPLAPKELLEVSMIASVAGELAGGRLTDRRPFRAPHHSASMAAMVGGGLRVRPGEVSLAHNGVLFLDEFPEFSPQTLDALRQPLETGECMIARANHRVTYPARIQLIAAMNPCRCGMAGEPGYRCARGPRCQSDYQARISGPLLDRIDLRIEVPAVSASDLIRPGAAEKSAVVAARVSAARAIQRDRFERIGASASLTNAHCATALIEEIAKPDAAGLSLLHDASEKLGFSARAYHRVLKVARTLADLDGSETVGRIHLAEAISYRMTGERLAQAAA; from the coding sequence ATGGTATCGCGCGTACGCACGGTTGCATTTCAGGGCATCGAGGCGGTTCCCGTCGACGTGCAGGTGATGGTCGCGCCCGGTAAAGTCGGCATGCACATCGTCGGCCTGGGCGACAAGGCGGTGGCCGAAAGCCGGGAACGGGTGCAGGCGGCGCTTCACGCATCCGGTCTGTCGATGCCGTCCAAGAAGGTGACCGTTAATCTCGCACCGGCAGACCTGCCGAAGGAAGGCAGCCACTACGACCTGCCGATCGCGCTCGGCCTGATGGCGGCACTTGGCGCCGTCCCGGGCGATGCGCTTTCCGGCTATGTCGTGCTTGGCGAATTGTCGCTCGACGGCACGATCGCCGCAGTGTCCGGTGCGCTGCCGGCGGCAATGGCAGCCAATGCCGAAGGCAAGGGCCTGATCTGTCCGGCGGCGTCCGGACCGGAAGCGGCATGGGCAGGCTCGGAGATCGACATACTGGCGCCGCGAAGCCTGATCGGCATTGCCAACCATTTCCGCGGCACACAGGTTCTGTCGCGGCCGGAGGCAAGCATCCACGCGCCGGCCTCGGACCTGCCGGATCTTGCCGATATCAAGGGGCAGGAGAGCGCCAAGCGCGCGCTGGAGGTGGCCGCTGCCGGCGGTCACAATCTGATGATGGTCGGGCCGCCCGGATCGGGAAAATCCATGCTCGCCCAGCGCCTGCCCTCCATTCTGCCGCCGCTGGCGCCCAAGGAACTGCTCGAAGTCTCGATGATCGCCTCGGTTGCCGGCGAACTCGCCGGTGGCAGGCTGACCGACCGGCGGCCCTTTCGCGCGCCGCATCATTCGGCATCGATGGCGGCGATGGTCGGTGGCGGCCTTCGCGTGCGTCCGGGAGAGGTTTCCCTCGCCCACAATGGCGTCCTGTTCCTCGACGAGTTTCCGGAGTTCTCGCCGCAGACGCTCGACGCGCTGCGCCAGCCGCTCGAAACCGGCGAGTGCATGATCGCGCGCGCCAATCACCGCGTCACCTATCCGGCGCGTATCCAGCTGATCGCGGCGATGAACCCGTGCCGCTGCGGCATGGCCGGCGAGCCCGGTTACCGCTGCGCGCGCGGTCCGCGCTGCCAGTCGGACTATCAGGCGCGGATTTCGGGACCGTTGCTGGACCGCATAGACCTGCGCATCGAGGTGCCGGCGGTCTCGGCGAGCGATCTGATCCGGCCCGGTGCTGCAGAAAAGAGCGCCGTGGTGGCGGCACGCGTGTCGGCCGCCCGCGCCATTCAGCGGGACCGTTTCGAGCGCATCGGCGCCTCGGCGTCGCTCACCAATGCGCATTGCGCAACCGCGCTCATCGAAGAGATCGCCAAGCCTGATGCAGCCGGGCTGTCGCTGTTGCATGATGCGAGCGAAAAGCTCGGCTTTTCGGCGCGCGCCTATCATCGTGTGCTGAAAGTGGCGCGCACTTTGGCCGATCTCGACGGCAGCGAAACCGTCGGCCGCATTCATCTCGCGGAGGCTATTTCCTACAGGATGACTGGTGAGCGGCTCGCACAGGCAGCCGCGTAG
- the pyrF gene encoding orotidine-5'-phosphate decarboxylase — MTVEAMRDRLIVGLDVPTLKEAEAAVRELEGTVTFYKIGYQLAFAGGLDFARELASGGTKVFLDMKLLDIDNTVAKAVENIVKMGVSMLTLHAYPKAMKAAVAAAQGSDLCLLAVTVLTSMDQQDVIDAGYEYDPHTLVLRRSEQALQAGMGGIVCSADEASAVRKIVGPDMAVVTPGIRPAGSEHGDQKRVVTPAQAIRNGSSHLVVARPIVAAVDRRAAAEAILQEMSAA; from the coding sequence ATGACGGTTGAAGCGATGCGCGACCGCCTGATCGTCGGCCTTGATGTGCCGACGCTGAAGGAAGCGGAAGCTGCGGTGCGCGAGCTTGAAGGCACCGTCACTTTCTACAAGATCGGCTACCAGCTCGCCTTTGCCGGAGGCCTCGATTTCGCCCGCGAACTGGCAAGCGGCGGAACGAAAGTCTTCCTCGACATGAAGCTGCTGGACATCGACAACACGGTGGCCAAGGCCGTGGAGAACATCGTCAAGATGGGCGTGTCCATGCTGACGCTGCACGCCTACCCCAAGGCGATGAAGGCTGCAGTCGCGGCTGCCCAGGGCAGCGATCTCTGTCTGCTCGCCGTGACCGTGCTGACCTCCATGGACCAGCAGGACGTGATCGACGCGGGCTATGAATATGATCCGCACACGCTGGTGCTGCGACGTTCCGAACAGGCATTGCAGGCAGGCATGGGCGGCATCGTCTGCTCGGCCGATGAAGCATCCGCCGTGCGCAAGATCGTCGGTCCCGACATGGCCGTCGTTACGCCGGGCATTCGCCCCGCCGGCAGCGAGCATGGCGATCAGAAACGCGTCGTGACGCCGGCCCAGGCCATCCGCAACGGCTCCAGCCACCTCGTCGTCGCACGGCCGATCGTCGCTGCGGTTGACAGACGAGCAGCGGCGGAAGCTATCTTGCAGGAAATGAGTGCGGCATAG
- the gshB gene encoding glutathione synthase — protein MPLNIAVQMDHISTVNIAGDTSFALSLEAQRRGHKLFHYTPDRLSMIGGKVFARLETLEVRDEKGNHFTLGEPVRTDLSEMDVVLLRQDPPFDMNYITTTHILERIHPKTLVVNDPAWVRNSPEKIFVTEFPDLMPETLITKDPLEVAAFRKEFGDIIVKPLYGNGGAGIFHMLEADRNLASLLEMFGQMFREPFIVQRYLKDVRKGDKRIILIDGEPVGAINRVPAEHDSRSNMHVGGRAEKTELTEREREICARIGPSLKERGFILVGIDVIGDYMTEINVTSPTGVREVKKFGGADIAALFWDAVEAKR, from the coding sequence ATGCCGCTCAACATCGCCGTCCAGATGGACCACATCTCCACCGTCAACATTGCCGGCGACACCAGTTTCGCGCTCTCGCTCGAGGCGCAGCGGCGCGGGCACAAGCTGTTCCATTATACGCCTGACCGGCTGTCCATGATCGGCGGCAAGGTGTTCGCGCGGCTGGAAACGCTGGAGGTGCGCGACGAGAAGGGCAACCATTTCACGCTCGGCGAGCCCGTGCGCACCGATCTCTCGGAAATGGACGTGGTGCTGCTGCGGCAGGACCCGCCCTTCGACATGAACTACATCACCACCACGCATATCCTAGAGCGCATTCACCCGAAGACGCTGGTGGTCAACGATCCGGCCTGGGTGCGCAATAGCCCGGAAAAGATCTTCGTTACCGAGTTTCCCGACCTGATGCCGGAAACGCTGATCACCAAGGATCCTCTGGAGGTGGCGGCCTTCCGCAAGGAGTTCGGCGACATCATCGTCAAGCCGCTCTACGGCAATGGCGGCGCGGGCATCTTCCATATGCTTGAGGCCGACCGCAACCTCGCCTCACTGCTGGAAATGTTCGGCCAGATGTTCCGCGAACCCTTCATCGTCCAGCGCTATCTCAAGGACGTACGCAAGGGCGACAAGCGCATCATCCTGATCGACGGTGAGCCTGTCGGCGCCATCAACCGCGTGCCTGCCGAGCACGATTCCCGCTCCAACATGCATGTCGGCGGACGCGCCGAAAAGACGGAACTGACCGAACGCGAGCGCGAAATCTGCGCGCGCATCGGCCCCTCGCTCAAGGAACGCGGTTTTATCCTCGTCGGCATCGACGTGATCGGCGATTACATGACCGAGATCAACGTGACCTCGCCGACCGGTGTGCGCGAGGTCAAGAAATTCGGCGGGGCCGACATCGCCGCGCTGTTCTGGGATGCGGTGGAAGCGAAGCGCTGA
- a CDS encoding acyltransferase, giving the protein MHFRTLEVWRLSAALAVMMWHFLRYAPAGHEAASAALYRLLPLMEMFFMISGFLITLRYADTLLTEPGSFRRFIVRRLARLYPLYLATVLFFCLVALALHFGLVQSDQPERYAWSALPANIALVQAWGLTDSLTFNYVGWTLSAEWFCYLTLPVIVLAYRWQGIWGVAGVAASTITMLEFAVAWGWMPFPSWLEANTWGAYRAFADFALGAMVAIAVRDSRLKLSSMVPGWLFFIAAIIAMATLQNAYVIVLLLAAATFFAAVAERNDPEAAHYLKPLHPIGRVSFGIYMLHPVVETVLFAVLWRKVVEPTGMVSFYAYWFLPAATVLAVALLSDRYFEGPVSRYLNARFGEAATSAAGRSAA; this is encoded by the coding sequence GTGCATTTCAGGACACTCGAAGTCTGGCGGCTTTCTGCAGCACTAGCTGTGATGATGTGGCATTTCCTGCGCTACGCACCGGCCGGGCATGAGGCAGCGAGTGCTGCACTCTACCGCCTGCTGCCGTTGATGGAGATGTTCTTCATGATCTCCGGCTTCCTGATCACTCTGCGCTATGCCGATACGCTGCTGACCGAGCCGGGCTCGTTCCGGCGCTTCATCGTGCGGCGCCTGGCGCGGCTTTATCCGCTCTATCTGGCAACAGTGCTGTTCTTCTGCCTGGTGGCACTGGCGCTGCATTTTGGCCTGGTCCAGTCCGACCAGCCTGAGCGCTACGCCTGGTCGGCGCTGCCGGCCAACATTGCGCTGGTACAGGCCTGGGGCCTGACTGACAGTCTCACCTTCAACTATGTCGGCTGGACGCTGTCTGCCGAGTGGTTCTGTTACCTGACCTTGCCTGTCATCGTGCTGGCATATCGTTGGCAGGGAATATGGGGCGTGGCGGGGGTGGCGGCGTCCACCATCACCATGCTGGAGTTTGCCGTCGCCTGGGGCTGGATGCCGTTTCCGAGTTGGCTTGAGGCCAACACCTGGGGCGCCTACCGCGCCTTTGCCGATTTCGCCCTTGGCGCCATGGTCGCCATAGCCGTCCGCGACAGCCGGTTGAAACTTTCGAGCATGGTGCCGGGATGGCTGTTCTTCATTGCAGCGATCATCGCCATGGCGACGCTGCAAAACGCCTATGTCATCGTGCTTCTGCTGGCAGCGGCAACGTTCTTTGCCGCCGTGGCCGAGCGCAACGATCCCGAAGCTGCGCATTACCTGAAGCCGCTTCATCCGATCGGCCGCGTCTCCTTCGGCATCTACATGCTCCATCCGGTCGTTGAGACGGTTCTTTTCGCCGTCCTCTGGCGCAAGGTCGTCGAGCCAACGGGCATGGTCTCCTTTTACGCCTATTGGTTTCTGCCGGCAGCCACTGTTTTGGCGGTTGCCCTGCTTTCCGACCGCTATTTCGAAGGCCCAGTGAGCCGTTATCTCAACGCTCGTTTCGGCGAAGCGGCGACGTCTGCTGCCGGGAGAAGTGCTGCCTAA
- a CDS encoding polyhydroxyalkanoate depolymerase gives MFYQFYEMNHAALQPARAYADAVRLFYSNPLNPFSHTQWGRSIAATAELFERTTRRYGKPRFDLPQTVVDWKTVPVTEKTVWSRPFCNLLHFERALPAARRPDPKLLIVAPMSGHYATLLRGTVEAMMPHADVYITDWTDARMVPVSEGRFDLDDYIDYVIDMLHALGPDTHVMAVCQPSVPVLAAAAIMEARGDRFAPSTMTLMGGPIDTRRNPTAVNLLAEEKGIDWFRDNVIMQVPWPVPGFTRDVYPGFLQLSGFMSMNLDRHIIAHKDFFMHLVKHDGDGAEKHRDFYDEYLAVMDLTAEFYLQTVDTVFVRHALPKGEMTHRGVPVDPTAIRNVALLTIEGENDDISGLGQTQAAHDLCVNIPDEMRAHYMQPAVGHYGVFNGSRFRSEIVPRIADFINSYGRQSRVQQKPRLVRSGKS, from the coding sequence ATGTTCTATCAGTTTTATGAAATGAACCACGCGGCGCTTCAGCCGGCGAGAGCCTATGCCGATGCGGTGAGGCTGTTCTACTCCAACCCGCTCAACCCCTTCTCTCACACCCAATGGGGCCGTTCGATAGCAGCGACGGCCGAACTGTTCGAGCGCACGACGCGGCGCTATGGCAAGCCGCGTTTCGACCTGCCGCAGACGGTGGTCGACTGGAAGACGGTGCCGGTGACTGAAAAGACGGTATGGTCGCGCCCGTTCTGCAATCTCCTGCATTTCGAGCGCGCTTTGCCCGCAGCGCGCCGGCCGGATCCGAAGCTTTTGATCGTCGCTCCGATGTCGGGTCACTACGCAACGCTGCTGCGCGGCACCGTTGAAGCGATGATGCCGCATGCCGACGTTTACATCACCGACTGGACCGATGCCCGCATGGTGCCGGTTTCGGAAGGCAGGTTCGATCTCGACGACTATATCGACTACGTCATCGACATGCTGCATGCGCTGGGTCCCGACACCCATGTCATGGCCGTTTGCCAGCCGTCCGTTCCGGTTCTGGCGGCAGCTGCGATCATGGAAGCGCGGGGCGATCGTTTCGCGCCGTCAACGATGACGCTGATGGGCGGGCCGATCGATACGCGCCGCAACCCCACCGCGGTCAATCTCCTGGCCGAGGAAAAGGGCATCGACTGGTTCCGCGACAATGTCATCATGCAGGTGCCGTGGCCGGTGCCTGGCTTCACCCGCGATGTCTATCCCGGTTTCCTGCAGCTTTCCGGCTTCATGAGCATGAATCTCGACCGGCACATCATCGCCCACAAGGACTTCTTCATGCACCTTGTGAAGCACGATGGCGACGGCGCCGAAAAGCATCGCGACTTCTATGACGAATATCTGGCGGTGATGGACCTGACCGCCGAATTCTACCTGCAGACGGTGGATACGGTGTTCGTCCGCCACGCCTTGCCGAAGGGCGAGATGACTCATCGCGGCGTTCCGGTCGATCCAACAGCCATCCGCAATGTGGCGCTGCTGACGATCGAAGGCGAGAACGATGATATTTCAGGCCTGGGGCAGACCCAGGCGGCCCATGATCTCTGCGTCAACATCCCTGACGAGATGCGCGCGCACTACATGCAGCCGGCCGTCGGTCACTATGGCGTGTTCAACGGTTCGCGCTTCCGGTCGGAGATCGTGCCGCGTATTGCCGATTTCATCAACAGCTATGGCCGGCAAAGCCGCGTGCAGCAGAAGCCGCGACTGGTGCGCTCCGGCAAGTCCTGA
- a CDS encoding DUF1330 domain-containing protein, with amino-acid sequence MAKGYWIARVDVRDPEGYKDYVSTAKPAFERFGANFLVRGGAHEVVEGPGRARNVVIEFPSLAAARDCYNSPEYQAAKAIRQKFADGEIVLVEGSS; translated from the coding sequence ATGGCCAAGGGATATTGGATCGCTCGCGTCGATGTTCGCGACCCCGAGGGCTACAAGGACTATGTTTCAACCGCCAAGCCGGCTTTCGAGCGCTTTGGCGCCAATTTCCTGGTTCGTGGCGGTGCGCATGAGGTCGTTGAAGGCCCCGGCCGCGCGCGCAATGTGGTGATCGAGTTTCCGTCGCTGGCGGCCGCGCGCGATTGCTACAACTCACCCGAATACCAGGCGGCAAAGGCTATCCGGCAGAAATTCGCCGATGGCGAGATCGTGTTGGTGGAAGGGTCATCCTGA
- the dnaJ gene encoding molecular chaperone DnaJ, whose translation MKADFYETLGVQKGADEKELKSAFRKLAMQFHPDRNPGDHACEHKFKEINEAYETLKDPQKRAAYDRFGHAAFENGGMNGGGQGFGGGGFSDIFEDIFGEMMGGRQRRSSGGRERGADLRYNMEITLEEAFAGKTAQIHVPASISCTDCSGSGAKPGTQPVTCTMCSGSGRVRASQGFFSIERTCPQCQGRGQMIKDPCAKCSGQGRVTEERSLSVNIPAGIEDGTRIRLASEGEAGLRGGPSGDLYIFLSVKPHEFFQRDGADLYCKVPISMTTAALGGSFEVATLDGTQTRVKVPEGTQNGRQFRLKGKGMPILRQPNIGDLYIQTAVETPQNLTKRQRELLEEFEQLSSKDNSPQSSGFFSRMKDFFESFGE comes from the coding sequence ATGAAAGCTGATTTCTACGAAACCTTGGGCGTCCAGAAGGGCGCGGACGAGAAGGAACTGAAGAGCGCCTTTCGCAAGCTCGCAATGCAGTTCCACCCGGACCGTAATCCGGGCGATCATGCCTGCGAGCACAAGTTCAAGGAAATCAACGAAGCCTATGAGACGCTGAAGGACCCGCAGAAGCGCGCGGCCTATGATCGTTTCGGCCACGCCGCCTTCGAGAACGGCGGCATGAATGGCGGCGGACAGGGTTTCGGCGGCGGCGGTTTCTCCGACATATTCGAAGATATCTTCGGCGAGATGATGGGTGGCCGCCAGCGCCGCTCCTCCGGCGGCCGCGAGCGCGGCGCCGATCTTCGCTACAATATGGAAATCACGCTTGAGGAGGCATTTGCCGGCAAGACCGCGCAGATCCATGTGCCGGCCTCCATCTCCTGCACCGATTGTTCCGGTTCGGGCGCCAAGCCCGGCACGCAGCCGGTCACCTGCACCATGTGCTCCGGCTCGGGCCGCGTTCGCGCCAGCCAGGGCTTCTTCTCCATCGAGCGCACCTGCCCGCAATGTCAGGGCCGCGGCCAGATGATCAAGGACCCGTGCGCAAAATGCTCGGGCCAGGGCCGCGTCACCGAAGAGCGCTCGCTGTCGGTCAACATTCCGGCCGGCATCGAGGACGGCACGCGCATCAGGCTCGCCAGTGAAGGCGAGGCCGGCCTGCGCGGTGGACCTTCGGGCGATCTCTACATCTTCCTCTCGGTCAAACCGCACGAGTTCTTCCAGCGCGACGGCGCAGACCTCTACTGCAAGGTGCCGATCTCGATGACGACCGCCGCCCTCGGCGGTTCTTTCGAGGTGGCGACCCTCGACGGCACCCAGACCCGCGTGAAGGTGCCGGAAGGCACGCAGAACGGCCGTCAGTTCCGCCTCAAGGGCAAGGGCATGCCCATTCTGCGCCAGCCCAATATCGGCGACCTCTATATCCAGACGGCGGTCGAGACGCCGCAGAACCTGACCAAGCGTCAGCGCGAGCTTCTGGAGGAGTTCGAGCAGCTTTCATCCAAGGACAACAGTCCGCAGTCGAGCGGATTCTTCTCGCGCATGAAGGACTTTTTCGAGTCTTTCGGAGAGTAG
- the pmtA gene encoding phospholipid N-methyltransferase PmtA, producing MARGSGLRKSLATKFDDELRFFKGWIDKPKAVGSIVPTSSITARRMASIINPASGLPVLELGPGTGVITKAILARGIKPQNLYAVEYSEEFVDHVRRGYPGVNVIQGDAFNLDETLGPKDRIQFDCAISGVPLLNFPVSKRVDYINGILDRLPHGRPVVQITYGPLSPVPAGRGEYTVEHFDFVIRNIPPAQLWIYRRGANG from the coding sequence ATGGCACGTGGGTCTGGTTTGCGCAAGTCGCTCGCGACAAAGTTCGACGACGAGTTGCGCTTCTTCAAGGGCTGGATCGACAAGCCCAAGGCTGTCGGCTCCATCGTTCCGACCAGCTCCATCACCGCCCGCCGCATGGCCTCCATCATCAACCCGGCCTCCGGCCTGCCCGTTCTGGAACTCGGACCCGGCACCGGCGTCATCACCAAGGCGATCCTGGCCCGGGGCATCAAGCCGCAGAACCTTTACGCCGTCGAATATTCGGAAGAATTCGTCGACCATGTGCGCAGGGGTTATCCCGGCGTCAACGTCATCCAGGGCGATGCCTTCAACCTTGACGAGACGCTTGGCCCCAAGGATCGGATTCAGTTCGACTGCGCGATTTCCGGCGTGCCGCTGCTCAACTTCCCGGTCTCGAAGCGGGTCGACTACATAAACGGCATCCTCGATCGGCTGCCGCATGGTCGGCCGGTCGTCCAGATCACCTATGGGCCGCTGTCGCCGGTTCCGGCCGGACGGGGCGAATATACGGTCGAGCATTTCGACTTCGTTATCCGCAACATTCCGCCGGCGCAGCTTTGGATCTATCGCCGCGGCGCAAACGGTTGA
- a CDS encoding transglutaminase-like cysteine peptidase: MIGLTATAWSISPALASSPMVTGGLTSQPIGHYEFCKINPSECSIRSRNSVPEHVTGSLWKTLVAVNLEVNRAVTPMNDFDIYGKDEVWAYPDNGVGDCEDYVLEKRRQLIHKGLSVSNLLITVVRKPDGEGHAVLTVRTDKGDFILDNLTDAVRQWDETGYRFLKRQASDHTGHWVTIREGQAPLVGAVQ; encoded by the coding sequence ATGATCGGCTTGACGGCGACTGCGTGGTCGATCTCGCCTGCTCTCGCGTCGTCGCCGATGGTCACGGGTGGCCTGACCTCGCAGCCGATCGGTCACTACGAGTTCTGCAAGATCAATCCCTCCGAATGCTCCATACGCTCGCGCAACTCAGTTCCGGAACATGTCACCGGATCTCTCTGGAAGACGCTTGTTGCCGTCAACCTCGAGGTCAACCGCGCCGTCACGCCGATGAACGATTTCGACATCTACGGCAAGGACGAGGTCTGGGCCTATCCCGACAACGGCGTCGGCGATTGCGAAGACTATGTGCTCGAAAAGCGCCGGCAGCTGATCCACAAGGGCCTGTCGGTATCCAACCTGCTGATAACCGTCGTGCGCAAGCCGGATGGCGAAGGCCATGCCGTTTTGACCGTGCGAACCGACAAGGGCGACTTCATCCTCGACAATCTGACGGATGCCGTGCGCCAGTGGGACGAAACCGGCTATCGCTTCCTCAAGCGTCAGGCCAGCGATCACACCGGTCACTGGGTCACGATCCGCGAAGGCCAGGCACCGCTCGTTGGCGCGGTTCAGTAG
- a CDS encoding NAD(P)H-dependent oxidoreductase, with protein sequence MPMTARILVFAGSIRTGAFSGRTADAAVKELALQGAEVTRISLGDYPLPIMDEDLEAEKGVPENAVRLGRQIAAHDGFLIASPEYNSSIPPLLKNAIDWVSRVRKDGGHPFKPYAGKVAALCSSSDGNFAGLRGLYHLRSVLMNCQVEIITPQCSVAHASQAFDENGDFREERLRHAMENVARTLIERARMLSTRIDA encoded by the coding sequence ATGCCGATGACTGCCCGAATTCTCGTCTTTGCCGGGTCGATCCGCACCGGGGCATTTAGCGGCAGGACCGCTGATGCCGCGGTCAAGGAATTGGCCCTCCAGGGCGCCGAAGTGACCCGCATTTCGCTTGGCGACTATCCGCTGCCGATCATGGACGAGGATCTCGAGGCGGAAAAAGGCGTCCCCGAAAACGCCGTCAGGCTTGGCCGCCAGATCGCCGCGCATGACGGCTTCCTGATCGCCAGCCCGGAATACAATTCGTCGATCCCGCCGCTGTTGAAGAATGCGATCGACTGGGTCAGTCGCGTCCGCAAGGATGGCGGCCACCCCTTCAAGCCATATGCCGGCAAGGTCGCGGCACTGTGCTCGTCGTCGGACGGTAATTTCGCCGGCCTCCGCGGCCTCTATCACCTGCGCTCGGTGCTGATGAATTGCCAGGTCGAAATCATCACGCCGCAATGTTCCGTCGCCCATGCAAGCCAAGCCTTTGACGAGAACGGCGACTTCAGGGAAGAGCGTCTTCGCCACGCCATGGAAAATGTCGCGCGCACGCTGATCGAGCGCGCTCGCATGCTTTCGACAAGGATCGACGCATGA
- the dnaK gene encoding molecular chaperone DnaK has protein sequence MAKVIGIDLGTTNSCVAVMDGKDAKVIENAEGARTTPSIVAFSDGDERLVGQPAKRQAVTNPENTIFAVKRLIGRRYDDPVTEKDKKLVPYHIVKGDNGDAWVEAVGRKQSPSQISAMILQKMKETAEAYLGEKVEKAVITVPAYFNDAQRQATKDAGKIAGLEVLRIINEPTAAALAYGLDKKEGKTIAVYDLGGGTFDISVLEIGDGVFEVKSTNGDTFLGGEDFDMRLVEYLAAEFKKEQGIDLKNDKLALQRLKEAAEKAKIELSSSAQTEINLPFITADASGPKHLTMKLTRAKFEQLVDDLVQRTVEPCKAALKDAGLKAGEIDEVVLVGGMTRMPKIQEIVKQFFGKEPHKGVNPDEVVAMGAAIQAGVLQGDVKDVLLLDVTPLSLGIETLGGVFTRLIERNTTIPTKKSQVFSTAEDSQSAVTIRVFQGEREMAADNKMLGQFDLVGIPPAPRGVPQIEVTFDIDANGIVNVSAKDKGTGKEHQIRIQASGGLSDADIEKMVKDAESNAEADKKRRALVEARNQAEALVHSSEKSLKDYGDKVTEADRTAISDAIAALKTAAEGDDVDDIGAKTQTLAEVSMKLGQAMYEASQKEAAEADAAADAAKDSDVVDADFEEINEDDDKKKSA, from the coding sequence ATGGCTAAAGTAATCGGTATCGATTTGGGAACGACCAATTCCTGCGTCGCCGTCATGGACGGCAAGGACGCGAAGGTCATCGAGAATGCGGAAGGCGCACGCACGACCCCTTCCATCGTCGCTTTCAGTGACGGTGACGAGCGCCTCGTCGGTCAGCCGGCCAAGCGCCAGGCGGTGACGAATCCTGAAAACACGATTTTTGCGGTGAAGCGCCTGATCGGCCGTCGCTATGACGACCCGGTCACCGAAAAGGACAAGAAGCTTGTCCCTTACCACATCGTCAAGGGCGACAATGGCGACGCCTGGGTCGAAGCTGTCGGCCGCAAGCAGTCGCCGAGCCAGATTTCGGCGATGATCCTTCAGAAGATGAAGGAAACGGCGGAAGCCTATCTCGGCGAGAAGGTCGAGAAGGCCGTCATCACCGTTCCGGCCTATTTCAACGACGCCCAGCGCCAGGCAACCAAGGATGCAGGCAAGATCGCCGGCCTTGAAGTCCTGCGCATCATCAACGAGCCGACGGCTGCGGCACTCGCCTATGGCCTCGACAAGAAGGAAGGCAAGACGATTGCCGTCTACGATCTTGGCGGCGGCACCTTCGACATTTCCGTGCTGGAAATCGGCGACGGCGTCTTCGAGGTGAAGTCGACCAATGGCGACACCTTCCTCGGCGGTGAAGATTTCGACATGCGTCTGGTCGAATATCTGGCGGCTGAGTTCAAGAAGGAACAGGGCATCGACCTGAAGAACGACAAGCTCGCCCTTCAGCGCCTCAAGGAAGCTGCGGAAAAGGCCAAGATCGAGCTCTCCTCGTCGGCCCAGACCGAAATCAACCTGCCCTTCATCACCGCCGATGCTTCCGGTCCGAAGCACCTGACGATGAAGCTTACCCGCGCCAAGTTCGAGCAGCTGGTCGACGATCTCGTCCAGCGCACGGTCGAGCCCTGCAAGGCAGCCCTCAAGGATGCCGGCCTCAAGGCCGGTGAAATCGACGAGGTCGTTCTGGTCGGCGGCATGACCCGCATGCCCAAGATCCAGGAGATCGTGAAGCAGTTCTTTGGCAAGGAGCCGCACAAGGGCGTCAATCCTGACGAAGTCGTTGCCATGGGCGCCGCCATTCAGGCCGGCGTGCTGCAGGGCGACGTCAAGGACGTGCTGCTGCTCGACGTGACCCCGCTGTCGCTCGGCATCGAGACGCTTGGCGGCGTGTTCACGCGCCTCATCGAGCGCAACACCACGATCCCGACCAAGAAGAGCCAGGTCTTCTCGACCGCCGAGGATTCGCAGTCGGCCGTGACGATCCGCGTCTTCCAGGGCGAGCGTGAAATGGCTGCCGACAACAAGATGCTCGGCCAGTTCGATCTCGTCGGCATTCCGCCGGCACCGCGCGGCGTGCCGCAGATCGAAGTGACCTTCGACATCGACGCCAACGGCATCGTCAACGTCTCGGCCAAGGACAAGGGCACCGGCAAGGAACACCAGATCCGCATCCAGGCGTCTGGCGGCCTTTCGGACGCCGACATCGAGAAGATGGTCAAGGATGCCGAGTCCAATGCCGAGGCCGACAAGAAGCGTCGTGCTCTTGTCGAGGCTCGCAACCAGGCCGAGGCTCTGGTGCATTCGTCCGAGAAGTCGCTCAAGGACTATGGCGACAAGGTTACGGAAGCCGATCGCACCGCGATCTCCGACGCCATCGCTGCCTTGAAGACGGCTGCCGAGGGTGATGATGTCGATGACATCGGCGCCAAGACGCAGACGCTTGCCGAAGTTTCCATGAAGCTCGGCCAGGCCATGTACGAGGCTTCGCAGAAGGAAGCAGCCGAGGCTGATGCCGCCGCCGACGCCGCCAAGGACTCCGACGTGGTCGACGCTGATTTCGAAGAAATCAACGAAGACGACGACAAGAAGAAATCTGCCTGA